A single window of Sporosarcina sp. Marseille-Q4943 DNA harbors:
- a CDS encoding ECF transporter S component, producing the protein MKKRRMWSLQFSTAAFVLIPVAVGINFLGKLFASVLKLPLWVDAIGTVLASMLAGPVVGAIVGVVNNIVYGFTTDPVSFVYAITQAVIGLVAGIMAYKGWISNIGKAVVLGLVVGIITATVSTPLNIIFWEGTTGNVWGDALFATMLAKDMPLWLASFADSIVVDVPDKVVTVLLSFLIFKGLPKNVKLMYDNRGEIERL; encoded by the coding sequence ATGAAAAAGAGGCGTATGTGGTCATTGCAGTTTTCAACGGCTGCCTTTGTGCTCATTCCGGTGGCGGTCGGCATCAACTTCTTGGGCAAATTGTTTGCGAGCGTTTTGAAGTTGCCATTATGGGTCGACGCCATCGGGACGGTGTTAGCAAGTATGTTGGCGGGACCGGTTGTCGGTGCTATCGTAGGTGTCGTCAATAATATCGTCTACGGATTCACGACAGATCCCGTTTCTTTCGTGTATGCAATCACCCAGGCCGTCATCGGGTTAGTTGCTGGAATCATGGCTTATAAAGGATGGATTTCGAATATCGGGAAAGCTGTCGTCCTTGGTCTTGTCGTCGGAATTATTACGGCGACCGTATCGACTCCTCTCAACATCATCTTTTGGGAAGGGACGACCGGCAACGTTTGGGGAGACGCATTATTTGCTACGATGCTTGCAAAAGACATGCCGCTTTGGCTCGCTTCGTTTGCGGATAGCATCGTCGTTGATGTCCCCGACAAAGTGGTCACTGTGCTGCTCAGTTTCTTGATCTTCAAAGGGTTGCCAAAAAATGTGAAGCTTATGTATGACAACCGAGGAGAGATTGAAAGGTTATAA